CACGACTTCGTATTATAGGAAGGTGGAGGCTTCGGTGCAGAGAGGGTTACTAGCGTTGGCGTTGATACTGTCTGCGATCATATCGACCGGTTGCGATCGGGGGCAGCACCCCGAACGGGTAAATAAGGCCGCTCCTCAGTTTTCGATCAGCGATGGGTCGCAGTCGGCGGACCTCTCGAAGTTCCGGGGCAAGGTGGTTCTGCTCAACTTCTGGGCCTCGTGGTGCGCACCCTGTATCGATGAGCTTCCATCGTTAATGGAACTGCATCGACAAATGCCGCAGATAGAGATCGTCACGATCAGCATGGATGAAGACCCCGAGGCTTACCAGCGGTTCATGACAAAGAACCACATCGGCCTGCTCGCCGTCCGCGATCCTTCTCAAAAGATCCAGACGATGTACGGCACGGTACAGATTCCCGAGACCTATGTCATCGACCGGCAAGGCATGTTGCGACGTAAATTCGTCTCTGCGCAGAACTGGACCAGCCCTGAGATCGTGGAGTACTTGTCGAAGCTCTAGCCCTGCGACGATCGCACAGGCGACCAGACCTTGCGAATATCGTGGCTGCGCATTCCGGCACGGCGAGCTGCCTCGAGTCCTTCGTCGGAGTCTTCAAAGACGATGACGCGGTCGGGCTTTACGCGCATGCGGCGCGCCGCCTCGATATAAACGTCTGGGGCAGGCTTTGCATGCTTCACATCGTCGGCGGTGACAATGGTGTAGAAGAGCGGCCGCAGACGGGTAGCGATCAGGGTGGCTTCGACGTTTTTCCTAATACCGTTGGACGCGACTGCCATGGGGACCTTCCCGAACCA
This region of Acidobacteriota bacterium genomic DNA includes:
- a CDS encoding TlpA family protein disulfide reductase → MSAIISTGCDRGQHPERVNKAAPQFSISDGSQSADLSKFRGKVVLLNFWASWCAPCIDELPSLMELHRQMPQIEIVTISMDEDPEAYQRFMTKNHIGLLAVRDPSQKIQTMYGTVQIPETYVIDRQGMLRRKFVSAQNWTSPEIVEYLSKL